Proteins encoded within one genomic window of Tigriopus californicus strain San Diego chromosome 12, Tcal_SD_v2.1, whole genome shotgun sequence:
- the LOC131891693 gene encoding THO complex subunit 4-like isoform X2 has protein sequence MTDKIDMSLDDIIKKNKPARGGGRGGASGRSRGGGAAGRGSRGGAPRRGGRGGAAVGGARRSAGGAGGRAASRPYTRGNADGSWKHDLFDGPRRGGVATSSGPAKLIVSNLEFGVSDSDIQELFSEFGHLKQAAVHYDRSGRSLGTADVVFDRKADAIKAMKQYNGVPLDGRAMSIQLVGSSAEVSNGSPRRSMGGAPTRRIRGTDRRRSGGGAGGRVEKPKRGAGRGGAGKAAGGRGAKRGGRGGAKKTPTPTAEDLDKELDSYLKAR, from the exons TGACATGTCTCTTGATGACATCATCAAGAAGAACAAGCCCGCCCGTGGCGGAGGGCGTGGTGGAGCCAGCGGGCGCTCTCGCGGAGGTGGCGCAGCCGGACGGGGAAGTCGCGGAGGAGCGCCTCGCAGAGGAGGCCGCGGAGGCGCTGCCGTCGGTGGTGCACGCCGCTCGGCCGGTGGCGCAGGTGGCCGAGCCGCTAGTCGTCCCTATACTCGTGGAAACGCTGATGGAAGCTGGAAGCATGACCTCTTTGACGGACCTCGACGAGGGGGAGTGGCCACCTCATCCGGCCCAGCCAAACTGATTGTATCCAATCTTGAATTTGGCGTATCGGATTCCGATATCCAAGAGCTCTTCTCAGAGTTTGGACACCTCAAGCAAGCCGCTGTTCACTACGACCGTTCCGGGCGCTCATTGGGAACCGCAGATGTGGTCTTTGACCGTAAAGCCGACGCCATCAAAG CCATGAAGCAGTATAATGGTGTTCCGTTGGACGGCAGAGCCATGAGCATCCAGTTGGTGGGTTCCTCTGCCGAAGTATCCAATGGATCTCCCCGTAGATCCATGGGTGGTGCTCCTACCCGGCGAATCCGAGGTACCGACAGACGCCGCTCAGGGGGAGGAGCTGGAGGGCGTGTCGAGAAGCCCAAGCGCGGGGCGGGCCGTGGTGGAGCAGGCAAAGCTGCTGGCGGACGCGGTGCCAAGCGAGGGGGTCGTGGAGGAGCCAAGAAAACACCCACTCCCACCGCCGAAGACTTGGACAAAGAATTGGACTCTTACCTCAAAGCCCGTTAA